In one window of Streptomyces griseus subsp. griseus DNA:
- a CDS encoding roadblock/LC7 domain-containing protein, translating to MTATTDEKLNWLLEGLLDRTPGTRHALVLSRDGLKLCRTPELSVDQADQLAAISAGIQSLSHGASIEFGDGTGGVRSAMAEFYGGVLFIVEAGAGAHLAVVADEESDVGLVGHNMSELVEQLGEHLVAPPRTPAAESPAV from the coding sequence ATGACCGCGACCACCGACGAGAAGCTCAACTGGCTGCTGGAGGGGCTGCTCGACCGCACCCCCGGAACCCGCCACGCCCTCGTCCTGTCCCGCGACGGCCTCAAGCTGTGCCGCACCCCCGAGCTCTCGGTCGACCAGGCCGACCAGCTGGCCGCGATCTCCGCCGGGATCCAGAGCCTCTCGCACGGCGCGTCCATCGAGTTCGGTGACGGCACCGGCGGCGTACGCTCCGCGATGGCCGAGTTCTACGGCGGTGTGCTGTTCATCGTCGAGGCGGGCGCGGGCGCCCACCTGGCCGTCGTCGCCGACGAGGAATCCGACGTGGGCCTGGTGGGCCACAACATGAGCGAGCTCGTCGAACAGCTCGGCGAACACCTCGTCGCCCCGCCGCGCACACCCGCGGCAGAGAGTCCGGCCGTATGA
- a CDS encoding FAD-binding and (Fe-S)-binding domain-containing protein, whose protein sequence is MAEQHRPTAEVPDGFAAALRSAVRGESDFGPTARALTTMDASNYRRVPLGVLAPRDTDDIAAALAVCQEYGVPVVPRGGGTSIAGQATGTGLVLDLTRHLRAILDLDPAARTATVQPGVILDDLRTAAAPHGLTFGPDPSTHSRCTLGGMIGNNSCGSHSVAWGTTADNVRALSVVRYGGEALRLEQGAPRRGKERGPGGVREETAHGSRGVRGRTAHGPEAVRAKTLHGPEGVRELVDAHLALLRTGYPGLPRRISGYALDALLPEHPGGPDPVRAFCGSEGTLAVVTEATVRLVEAPRARALAVLGYADESAAAEAAPGLLPYRPLTVEGMAADLVREPAGLPRGAAWLFVETGGATPAEAKAHAERILRAADAVDGTVVTDPAGQRALWRIREDASGTATRMPDGREAWPGWEDCAVPPARLGPYLRDFRALLAQHGLRGTPYGHFGDGCIHVRIDFDLLTPAGVAGFRRFSEELADLVVAHGGSLSGEHGDGQARAELLPRMYGDELVALFGAFKDLWDPDGGLNPGVLARPAPLDTNLRFAVLPKRPVDVEFGYPQDGGDFAGAVRRCVGVAKCRTEAAPGAGVMCPSFRATGEEAHSTRGRARLLHEMLAGEVITDGWRSTEVRDALDLCLSCKGCRSDCPVGVDMATYKAEFLHHHYRGRLRPAAHYAMGRLPRWLRLATPFARPLNALARVRPLAALAKRLAGIAPERAIPVLATETYSRWLRGHLGRGARILPSDRVVRLWADTFTEHLSPQVGRAAVRVLEEATGRTVLPPPSGVCCGLTYVSTGQLDAARRVMRRTLDRVDPLPGHPLVVLEPSCAATLRTDLPELLPDDPRAAELAASVRTLAQYLEEYAPDWTPPRLDRPVAGQTHCHQHAVLGDAAERRLRERMGLTGELSGGCCGLAGNFGFEKGHWEVSVACAEERLLPAVRGSEPGAELLADGFSCRTQLDQLAGRRARHLAEVIAEGIGEGTASVSEDGPRFRELEEGR, encoded by the coding sequence ATGGCCGAACAGCATCGCCCGACCGCCGAAGTCCCCGACGGGTTCGCCGCCGCGCTCCGCTCCGCCGTGCGCGGCGAGAGCGATTTCGGGCCGACCGCCCGGGCTCTGACGACGATGGACGCCTCCAACTACCGCCGCGTCCCGCTCGGCGTCCTCGCCCCGCGCGACACCGACGACATCGCGGCCGCGCTGGCGGTCTGCCAGGAGTACGGAGTCCCCGTCGTGCCGCGCGGCGGCGGCACGTCGATCGCCGGCCAGGCCACCGGCACGGGCCTCGTCCTGGACCTCACCCGCCATCTGCGCGCGATCCTCGACCTGGACCCGGCCGCCCGCACCGCCACCGTCCAGCCCGGCGTCATCCTGGACGACCTGCGGACGGCCGCCGCCCCGCACGGCCTCACCTTCGGCCCCGACCCGTCCACGCACAGCCGCTGCACCCTCGGCGGCATGATCGGCAACAACTCCTGCGGCTCGCACTCGGTGGCCTGGGGCACGACGGCGGACAACGTGCGGGCGCTGTCGGTGGTGCGGTACGGGGGCGAGGCGCTGCGGCTGGAGCAGGGGGCGCCCCGGCGAGGAAAGGAGCGCGGCCCCGGCGGCGTACGCGAAGAGACGGCTCACGGCTCCCGTGGCGTGCGTGGAAGGACGGCTCACGGCCCCGAAGCCGTACGCGCAAAGACGCTTCACGGCCCCGAAGGCGTACGCGAACTCGTCGACGCCCACCTCGCCCTCCTCCGCACCGGCTACCCCGGCCTCCCGCGCCGCATCTCCGGCTACGCGCTGGACGCCCTGCTCCCCGAACACCCCGGCGGCCCCGACCCCGTACGGGCCTTCTGCGGCAGTGAGGGCACCCTCGCCGTGGTCACCGAGGCGACCGTCCGCCTGGTCGAGGCCCCGCGCGCCCGGGCCCTGGCCGTCCTCGGGTACGCCGACGAGTCCGCGGCGGCCGAGGCGGCCCCCGGCCTCCTCCCGTACCGCCCGCTCACCGTCGAGGGCATGGCCGCCGACCTCGTACGCGAACCGGCCGGGCTGCCCCGCGGGGCCGCCTGGCTCTTCGTCGAGACGGGCGGCGCCACCCCGGCCGAGGCGAAGGCGCACGCCGAGCGCATCCTGCGGGCGGCCGACGCGGTGGACGGCACCGTCGTCACCGACCCGGCCGGACAGCGGGCCCTGTGGCGCATCCGCGAGGACGCCTCCGGCACCGCGACCCGGATGCCCGACGGCAGGGAGGCGTGGCCCGGCTGGGAGGACTGCGCGGTCCCGCCCGCCCGGCTCGGCCCCTACCTCCGCGACTTCCGCGCCCTGCTCGCCCAGCACGGCCTGCGCGGAACGCCGTACGGCCACTTCGGCGACGGCTGCATCCACGTGCGCATCGACTTCGACCTGCTGACACCGGCGGGTGTGGCCGGGTTCCGCCGCTTCTCCGAGGAGTTGGCGGACCTCGTCGTCGCGCACGGCGGCTCCCTCAGCGGCGAGCACGGCGACGGCCAGGCGCGAGCGGAGCTGCTGCCCCGGATGTACGGGGACGAACTCGTCGCCCTCTTCGGCGCGTTCAAGGACCTGTGGGACCCGGACGGCGGCCTGAACCCGGGTGTGCTCGCCCGCCCGGCGCCCCTGGACACCAACCTCCGCTTCGCCGTCCTGCCGAAGCGCCCGGTGGACGTGGAGTTCGGCTACCCGCAGGACGGCGGCGACTTCGCGGGCGCGGTACGGCGGTGTGTCGGCGTCGCCAAGTGCCGTACGGAGGCGGCCCCGGGCGCGGGGGTGATGTGCCCCTCCTTCCGCGCGACCGGCGAGGAGGCGCACTCGACGCGGGGGAGGGCCCGGCTGCTGCACGAGATGCTGGCGGGTGAGGTGATCACGGACGGCTGGCGGAGCACGGAGGTGCGGGACGCACTCGATCTCTGCCTCTCCTGCAAGGGGTGCCGCAGCGACTGTCCGGTGGGTGTCGACATGGCCACGTACAAGGCGGAGTTCCTGCACCACCACTACCGGGGCCGCCTCCGCCCCGCCGCCCACTACGCGATGGGCCGCCTCCCGCGGTGGCTGCGCCTGGCCACACCCTTCGCCCGCCCCCTCAACGCCCTGGCCCGGGTGCGCCCGTTGGCCGCCCTCGCGAAACGGCTGGCGGGGATCGCGCCCGAGCGGGCGATCCCGGTGCTGGCGACGGAGACGTACAGCCGTTGGCTGCGGGGGCATCTGGGCAGGGGGGCGCGCATCCTCCCCTCCGACCGGGTGGTGCGGCTCTGGGCGGACACCTTCACCGAGCACCTGTCCCCGCAGGTGGGCCGGGCGGCGGTCCGGGTGCTGGAGGAGGCGACGGGACGCACGGTGCTGCCGCCGCCGAGCGGGGTGTGCTGCGGCCTCACCTACGTCTCGACCGGCCAGCTGGACGCGGCCCGCAGGGTGATGCGCCGCACCCTGGACCGGGTGGACCCGCTCCCCGGCCACCCGCTCGTCGTCCTCGAACCGAGCTGCGCCGCCACCCTCCGTACCGACCTGCCCGAACTCCTCCCCGACGACCCGCGCGCCGCCGAACTGGCCGCGAGCGTGCGGACCTTGGCCCAGTACCTGGAGGAGTACGCCCCCGACTGGACCCCGCCCCGCCTGGACCGCCCGGTCGCCGGCCAGACCCACTGCCACCAGCACGCGGTCCTCGGGGACGCGGCGGAGCGGCGGCTGCGGGAGCGGATGGGGCTGACCGGGGAGCTGAGCGGCGGCTGCTGCGGGCTGGCCGGGAACTTCGGCTTCGAGAAGGGCCACTGGGAGGTTTCCGTTGCGTGTGCGGAGGAGCGACTACTGCCTGCGGTACGGGGGTCGGAGCCCGGTGCGGAGCTGCTGGCGGACGGGTTCTCCTGCCGTACGCAACTGGACCAGCTGGCCGGGCGGCGGGCGCGGCACTTGGCGGAGGTGATCGCGGAGGGGATCGGGGAGGGGACCGCTTCCGTGAGCGAGGACGGGCCGCGGTTCCGGGAGCTGGAGGAGGGCCGGTGA
- a CDS encoding LysR family transcriptional regulator, giving the protein MELRHLRAFLAIAEEGNVTRAAAHLGLTQPAVSRTLAALERHLGLRLVDRSTHHLSLTPEGVAFRDKAAAAVAAFDEALDTGRLHHWPLRLGHAWSAFGPYTTPLLRGWQERYPATPLELLRIDDRTAGLTRGEVDAALLRGPVNAPGLVTEVLFTEARVAAVTADGPLASRTSLRLADLVGGPVVLNTVSGTTTPELWPPHARPAATLTVANTDDWLTAIAAGRGSGISAASTAAMHPHPGVAYVPLDDAPGVPVLLARRDGPGHPALPELAALAREIVARG; this is encoded by the coding sequence GTGGAGCTCCGCCATCTGCGGGCCTTCCTCGCCATCGCCGAGGAGGGCAACGTCACCCGGGCCGCCGCGCACCTCGGCCTCACCCAGCCCGCCGTCTCCCGCACCCTCGCCGCACTGGAGCGCCACCTGGGCCTCCGGCTCGTCGACCGGTCCACCCACCACCTCTCCCTCACTCCGGAGGGTGTCGCCTTCCGGGACAAGGCCGCCGCGGCGGTCGCCGCCTTCGACGAGGCACTCGACACCGGGCGCCTGCACCACTGGCCCCTGCGGCTCGGGCACGCCTGGTCGGCCTTCGGCCCGTACACGACACCGCTCCTGCGGGGCTGGCAGGAGCGGTACCCGGCCACCCCGCTGGAGCTGCTCCGGATCGACGACCGCACGGCGGGGCTCACCCGGGGCGAGGTCGACGCGGCGCTGCTGCGCGGACCGGTCAACGCGCCGGGGCTCGTCACCGAGGTGCTGTTCACCGAGGCGCGGGTGGCGGCGGTGACGGCGGACGGCCCGCTGGCCTCCCGTACGTCGCTGCGCCTCGCCGACCTCGTGGGCGGCCCCGTCGTCCTGAACACCGTCTCCGGCACCACGACCCCCGAGCTGTGGCCGCCGCACGCCCGGCCCGCCGCCACCCTCACCGTCGCCAACACCGACGACTGGCTCACCGCCATCGCCGCCGGGCGCGGCAGCGGGATCTCGGCCGCCTCCACCGCCGCCATGCACCCGCACCCGGGGGTCGCCTACGTGCCCCTCGACGACGCCCCGGGCGTCCCGGTCCTCCTCGCCCGCCGCGACGGCCCGGGCCACCCCGCCCTCCCGGAACTGGCCGCGCTGGCCCGGGAGATCGTCGCGCGGGGGTGA
- a CDS encoding EamA family transporter — translation MNVQRSAAESAAAAVVVPEAVPALEGAGQEGAGRGPGRRAALVPVVLVVAGGLSVQFGSAVAALLMPKAGALGVVTLRLAAAALILLVVCRPKLRGHSRADWGTVVAFGVAMGGMNTLFYQALDRIPLGIAVTLEVLGPLALSVFASRRLINVLWAGLALVGVVLLGGGGFDRLDPVGVAYALGAGAMWAAYIVFSARTGRRFPQADGLALAMVVAAVLSLPLGIWESGAKLTVPSTLALGAAVAVLSSVLPYTLELMALRRLPASTFAVMMSLEPAIAATAGFLILNQALSTTDALAIALVIGASMGAVRSQTGARREG, via the coding sequence GTGAACGTCCAGCGCAGTGCCGCAGAGTCGGCCGCCGCAGCCGTCGTCGTACCCGAGGCGGTGCCTGCCCTGGAGGGTGCCGGGCAGGAGGGGGCCGGCCGCGGACCGGGCCGCCGGGCCGCGCTGGTGCCGGTCGTGCTGGTGGTGGCGGGCGGCCTCTCCGTCCAGTTCGGCTCGGCCGTGGCCGCGCTGCTGATGCCGAAGGCGGGGGCGCTGGGCGTCGTCACGCTCCGGCTGGCGGCGGCCGCGCTGATCCTGCTGGTGGTGTGCCGGCCGAAGCTGCGCGGCCACTCCCGCGCGGACTGGGGCACGGTGGTCGCCTTCGGCGTCGCGATGGGCGGCATGAACACGCTGTTCTACCAGGCGCTGGACCGCATCCCGCTCGGTATCGCCGTCACCCTGGAGGTGCTCGGCCCGCTCGCGCTCTCCGTCTTCGCCTCGCGCCGCCTGATCAACGTCCTGTGGGCCGGGCTCGCCCTGGTCGGCGTGGTCCTGCTGGGCGGCGGGGGCTTCGACCGCCTGGACCCGGTGGGTGTGGCGTACGCGCTGGGCGCCGGGGCCATGTGGGCGGCGTACATCGTGTTCAGCGCCCGCACCGGCCGCCGCTTCCCGCAGGCGGACGGGCTGGCCCTGGCGATGGTGGTGGCGGCGGTCCTCTCGCTCCCGCTCGGCATCTGGGAGTCCGGCGCCAAGCTCACGGTCCCCTCCACCCTGGCGCTCGGCGCGGCGGTGGCGGTCCTGAGCTCGGTGCTCCCGTACACCCTGGAACTCATGGCCCTGCGCCGCCTCCCCGCCTCCACGTTCGCGGTCATGATGAGCCTGGAACCGGCGATCGCGGCCACGGCGGGCTTCCTGATCCTGAACCAGGCCCTCTCCACGACGGACGCCCTCGCCATCGCCCTGGTCATCGGGGCGAGCATGGGCGCGGTGCGCAGCCAGACGGGGGCGCGGCGGGAGGGGTGA
- a CDS encoding acyclic terpene utilization AtuA family protein: MNGAPAPAPLRIGNASGFYGDRFDAVREMLTGGTLSVLTGDYLAELTMLILGRSRLRDPEKGYATTFLRQLEEGLGLAHERGVKIVTNAGGLNPAGLADAVRKLAAKVGVPVTVAHVEGDSLPVPDGFLTANAYLGGAGIAACLRAGADVVVTGRVTDAALVTGPAAAHFGWGPDDLDALAGAVVAGHVLECGTQATGGNYAFFGDHDIRRPGFPLAEIHADGSCVITKHDGTGGVVDLGTVTAQLLYETGGARYAGPDVTARLDTARLTSDGPDRVRIDGVRGEAPPPTLKAGLTRLGGWRNEVVFVLTGLDIEAKARLVRDQFADALERGGGRPPAEVRWELARTDRPDADTEERASALLRLVVRDQDADAVGRTVSGAAVELALGSYPGFHVTAPPGKGAPYGVFEAIHVPAGEVAHAAVLPDGTREFVEPPSRTQELAAVDAPPLPSPYPSGHPTRRAPLGLVAGARSGDKGGDANVGLWVRDDDAWRWLAHELTVGRLKELLPETAELTVVRHVLPNLRALNFTVHGLLGEGVAAQARFDPQAKALGEWLRSRWLPIPVALLEGVPVPEVSV; this comes from the coding sequence ATGAACGGCGCCCCCGCCCCCGCGCCCCTCCGGATCGGCAACGCCTCCGGCTTCTACGGGGACCGCTTCGACGCCGTACGCGAGATGCTCACCGGCGGCACTCTCTCCGTCCTCACCGGTGACTATCTGGCCGAGCTGACCATGCTCATCCTCGGCCGCAGCCGCCTCAGGGACCCGGAGAAGGGGTACGCCACCACCTTCCTGCGCCAGCTCGAAGAAGGCCTCGGCCTCGCCCACGAGCGCGGGGTGAAGATCGTCACCAATGCGGGCGGTCTCAACCCGGCCGGCCTCGCCGATGCTGTGCGAAAGCTGGCGGCCAAGGTGGGGGTCCCGGTCACCGTGGCCCACGTCGAGGGCGACAGCCTGCCCGTGCCGGACGGGTTCCTCACCGCCAACGCCTATCTCGGCGGCGCCGGGATCGCCGCCTGCCTGCGGGCCGGGGCGGACGTCGTCGTCACCGGCCGGGTCACCGACGCGGCCCTCGTCACCGGCCCGGCCGCCGCCCACTTCGGCTGGGGGCCCGACGACCTGGACGCGCTCGCGGGGGCCGTGGTCGCCGGGCACGTCCTGGAGTGCGGTACGCAGGCGACCGGCGGGAACTACGCCTTCTTCGGCGACCACGACATCCGCCGCCCCGGCTTTCCGCTCGCCGAGATCCATGCCGACGGCTCCTGTGTCATCACCAAGCACGACGGTACGGGAGGCGTCGTCGACCTGGGCACGGTCACCGCCCAGCTCCTGTACGAGACCGGCGGAGCCCGGTACGCCGGACCCGACGTCACCGCCCGCCTCGACACCGCACGGCTCACCTCCGACGGCCCGGACCGGGTCCGCATCGACGGGGTGCGCGGCGAGGCCCCGCCGCCCACGCTCAAGGCCGGGCTCACCCGGCTCGGCGGCTGGCGCAACGAGGTCGTGTTCGTCCTCACCGGCCTGGACATCGAGGCCAAGGCCCGCCTGGTGCGGGACCAGTTCGCCGACGCCCTGGAGCGGGGCGGTGGGCGGCCGCCGGCCGAGGTGCGCTGGGAGCTGGCCCGGACCGACCGCCCCGACGCCGACACCGAGGAGCGGGCCAGTGCCCTGCTCCGGCTCGTCGTCCGCGACCAGGACGCCGACGCGGTGGGCCGGACCGTCTCCGGGGCCGCCGTCGAACTGGCCCTCGGCAGCTATCCGGGCTTCCACGTCACCGCCCCACCCGGAAAGGGCGCGCCCTACGGGGTGTTCGAAGCGATCCACGTACCGGCCGGGGAGGTCGCGCACGCCGCCGTGCTGCCGGACGGGACCCGCGAGTTCGTGGAACCACCTTCCCGGACGCAGGAGTTGGCTGCCGTGGACGCACCGCCGCTCCCCTCCCCGTACCCCTCGGGTCACCCCACCCGCCGCGCCCCCCTCGGGCTCGTCGCGGGCGCCCGCAGCGGGGACAAGGGCGGTGACGCCAACGTGGGTCTCTGGGTGCGCGACGACGACGCGTGGCGGTGGCTGGCCCACGAGCTGACCGTGGGGCGGCTGAAGGAACTCCTGCCGGAGACCGCCGAACTGACCGTCGTACGCCATGTCCTGCCCAACCTGCGTGCCCTGAACTTCACCGTCCACGGCCTCCTGGGGGAGGGCGTCGCCGCGCAGGCCCGGTTCGACCCGCAGGCCAAGGCGCTGGGGGAGTGGCTGCGGTCGCGGTGGCTGCCCATCCCCGTGGCCCTGCTGGAAGGCGTCCCCGTACCGGAGGTATCCGTATGA
- a CDS encoding sensor histidine kinase, translating to MRPSFRPTALALLISAAATGTLTLWAVATAPDSVRTPLAWGAGAAAVLLSVCVAVTVHTLGAARTLRSLRAADSQRFTSETSRLVSASAAEAQRFTAETARIKAAASAETARVTAEARAENERIAAEAATERSRLSVTVDRLTARATRAETERSAAVAACANAAGRMQALATSMLADLREMEHRHTDESVLGDLLYLDHRTAQAGRLADSIAVLTGARSGRRWAKPIVMESILRGAMGRIGSYQRVRLHSTSDVAIAGHAAEGVMHALAELLDNAANFSPPTAEVHVYVEEVPAGIVITVEDSGLVMSEVQLRRAEKAVSAENQDLTNLSGTRLGLAVVGRLARKHGLTVSFRPSARGGTGALMMLPQDLISRVTAPSPGPAAALPAGTAASASAEPEPSHASAEGTGASDAAPTARSLAGDDTSSSPSPAGEPTPQSESESTGTVPALGESGLPKRRRGRTLAAAESRTGNATPGRAETPRARTTDPKVQAARFSTFSRAVRANSPHPEGNTR from the coding sequence TTGCGCCCCTCATTCAGGCCCACCGCACTCGCCCTGCTGATCTCGGCAGCCGCCACCGGCACGCTGACTCTGTGGGCCGTGGCCACGGCCCCCGATTCGGTACGGACCCCGCTGGCCTGGGGCGCGGGCGCGGCCGCCGTGCTGCTGAGCGTCTGCGTGGCCGTCACCGTCCACACCCTGGGTGCCGCGCGCACCCTGCGCTCCCTGCGGGCCGCCGACAGCCAGCGGTTCACCTCCGAGACCTCGCGCCTGGTCTCCGCCTCCGCCGCCGAGGCCCAGCGCTTCACCGCGGAGACGGCCAGGATCAAGGCCGCCGCCTCCGCCGAGACCGCCCGGGTCACCGCCGAGGCCCGCGCCGAGAACGAGCGGATCGCCGCGGAGGCCGCCACCGAGCGGTCCCGGCTCTCCGTCACCGTCGACCGGCTCACCGCCCGCGCCACCCGCGCCGAGACCGAGCGGTCCGCCGCCGTCGCGGCCTGCGCCAACGCGGCCGGGCGCATGCAGGCCCTGGCCACCAGCATGCTGGCCGACCTGCGGGAGATGGAGCACCGGCACACCGACGAGTCCGTGCTCGGGGACCTGCTCTACCTCGACCACCGCACCGCCCAGGCGGGCCGGCTCGCCGACTCCATCGCCGTACTGACCGGGGCGCGTTCCGGGCGGCGCTGGGCCAAGCCGATCGTCATGGAGTCGATCCTGCGCGGCGCGATGGGCCGCATCGGCAGCTACCAGCGCGTCCGCCTCCACTCCACCAGCGATGTCGCGATCGCCGGGCACGCGGCCGAGGGCGTCATGCACGCGCTCGCCGAACTCCTCGACAACGCGGCCAACTTCTCGCCGCCCACCGCCGAGGTCCACGTCTACGTGGAGGAGGTCCCGGCGGGCATCGTCATCACCGTCGAGGACAGCGGCCTGGTCATGAGCGAGGTGCAGCTGCGCCGCGCGGAGAAGGCCGTCTCGGCCGAGAACCAGGACCTCACCAACCTCTCCGGCACCCGGCTCGGTCTCGCCGTCGTCGGCCGGCTGGCCCGCAAGCACGGACTGACGGTCTCCTTCCGGCCCTCGGCGCGCGGCGGTACCGGCGCGCTGATGATGCTGCCGCAGGACCTGATCTCGCGGGTGACCGCTCCGTCGCCCGGCCCGGCCGCCGCACTCCCGGCCGGCACCGCCGCCTCCGCGTCCGCCGAGCCGGAGCCGTCCCACGCCTCCGCCGAGGGCACCGGCGCCTCCGACGCCGCGCCCACGGCCCGGTCCCTCGCCGGCGACGACACCTCCTCGTCGCCCTCCCCGGCGGGAGAGCCGACGCCGCAGTCGGAGTCCGAATCCACCGGCACCGTGCCCGCGCTCGGCGAGAGCGGCCTGCCCAAGCGCCGCCGCGGCCGCACCCTGGCCGCCGCAGAGTCCCGTACCGGCAACGCCACCCCCGGCAGAGCCGAAACCCCCCGGGCCCGTACCACCGACCCGAAGGTCCAGGCAGCGCGCTTCAGCACCTTCAGCCGGGCCGTACGTGCCAACTCCCCGCACCCGGAAGGCAACACCCGATGA
- a CDS encoding TIGR03084 family metal-binding protein: MSDVAAVVDDLREESDELDALVGALAADRWRDRTPAEGWTVAHQIAHLTWTDEVALLAATEPARFGDEVAKALAAPESFVDEAAEAVAVAHAPDALLARWRDGRQRLGKVLRDAPAGTRIPWYGPPMSVASMATARLMETWAHGQDIADALGATRAPTARLRHVARIGVRARDYAYAVRGITAPLEEFRVELVAPGGELIAYGPEGAAQRVTGPLLDFCLLVTQRAHRSDLAVTAEGREADQWLGIAQAFAGPPGPGRLPRAEQDGHR; encoded by the coding sequence GTGTCCGATGTCGCAGCGGTGGTCGACGATCTGCGCGAGGAGAGCGACGAACTCGACGCGCTGGTGGGCGCCTTGGCGGCGGACCGATGGCGCGACCGGACGCCCGCCGAAGGGTGGACCGTCGCCCATCAGATCGCCCACCTGACCTGGACCGACGAGGTCGCGCTGCTGGCGGCCACCGAGCCTGCCCGGTTCGGCGACGAGGTGGCCAAGGCGCTCGCCGCCCCCGAGTCCTTCGTCGACGAGGCCGCCGAGGCCGTGGCCGTCGCCCACGCCCCGGACGCCCTGCTCGCCCGGTGGCGGGACGGGCGGCAGCGGTTGGGCAAGGTGCTGCGGGACGCCCCCGCCGGGACCCGGATCCCCTGGTACGGGCCGCCGATGAGCGTCGCGTCCATGGCGACCGCCCGGCTCATGGAGACCTGGGCTCACGGCCAGGACATCGCCGACGCCCTCGGTGCCACCCGCGCCCCCACCGCCCGCCTGCGGCATGTCGCGCGGATCGGGGTGCGGGCCCGGGACTACGCCTACGCGGTACGCGGCATCACGGCGCCCCTGGAGGAGTTCCGCGTCGAACTGGTGGCTCCCGGAGGCGAGTTGATCGCGTACGGCCCCGAGGGTGCCGCCCAGCGTGTCACCGGCCCGCTCCTCGACTTCTGCCTCCTGGTCACCCAGCGAGCCCACCGGTCCGACCTCGCGGTCACCGCCGAGGGGCGCGAGGCCGACCAGTGGCTCGGGATCGCCCAGGCCTTCGCCGGACCTCCCGGCCCGGGTCGCCTGCCCCGCGCGGAGCAGGACGGCCACCGATGA
- a CDS encoding DUF742 domain-containing protein, with translation MTTAPRPRPGRDDDPDRLYTLTGGRSRSDSAAFDLVTLVVAECDPAPGMQSEHVAILRMCLGPTAVVEIAANLSLPVSIVRIMLCDLLDTGRISARHPRTARVADRLPDPDILEQVLVGLRNL, from the coding sequence ATGACGACGGCGCCCCGCCCCCGCCCGGGCCGCGACGACGATCCGGACCGGCTGTACACCCTCACCGGGGGACGCAGCCGCTCCGACTCGGCCGCCTTCGACCTGGTGACCCTCGTCGTCGCCGAGTGCGACCCGGCCCCCGGCATGCAGTCGGAGCACGTCGCGATCCTGCGGATGTGCCTGGGCCCCACCGCCGTCGTCGAGATCGCCGCGAACCTGAGCCTGCCGGTCAGCATCGTCCGCATCATGCTGTGCGACCTGCTGGACACCGGCCGGATCAGCGCCCGCCACCCCCGTACCGCCCGTGTCGCGGACCGGCTCCCCGACCCCGACATCCTGGAACAGGTGCTCGTTGGACTCCGCAACCTCTGA